The genomic window GGCGAAGACAAGATTCCCAACGGGCCCGATGCGGAGGCCGAGGCGAACCAGTTCGCCGCGGCGTTCCTGATGCCGAGGGCTGGTGTGCTGGCGCAGGGACTGACCAACGCCTCAGTGCACCAGGTCCTCGAAGCCAAGAAGCGTTGGAGCGTCGCCGCGATGGCTATGGCGCACCGCGCGAACGAGCTCGGGCTGATGACGGAGTGGGCATATCGCACTGTTTGCATCGACCTGTCGCGCCTCGGCTACCGCCGCGGTGAGCCGCGCGGCATTCCCCAAGAGTCGTCAATGCTGCTCACAAAGGTCATGCAGCAGCTGCGCGCAGATCAAAGCGGTTTGGCAGCGATCGCAGCTGATCTGGGTCTGAACGCTGCCGAAGTTCAGGCCTACATGATGGGCCTTACGCCGCTTGTGGTCGGCGGCCCGTCGGGAAGTCGCACCACGGGCCGCGAAGGCCACCTTCGAGTGATCGAGAACCGATGAAGAAGCTGGCCTTGACCTCGCCGAGGTAATCACGTTCCTCATTCAACAGCGCGACGACCCGTTTGAGGGACCGACTCGGCCTCGTTGGATGGTCGCCAGTGCGAAGCGGAGCGGAGCGGCATCTGCAGGCGATCTGTCGGTCAGCAAAGACAAGCGCTTCGACAATGAGCATGAGCGGCGCTGTGACGCGCTGCAGGGCACCGTCGCTGATCGCGACTCGCGGCAACTCCGGACGCTCCTCGAAGCAGGGTCCTACGTCGAAACGGGTGCCCAGTTCTCGACGGCTCGTTGTTCGGCCGCCTCGATCACCGAGCGACTGGTTCGGGCCATCAGATAGGCGCCCAGAAGCACCGGGACGCCCAGCACCAGAATGTAGGGCGTCGGAGTGAGCGAGTCCTCAACCAGGAACGACACAGCGAAGCTGACCGCCAGTCCAATGGTTGCGGTCGTCAACAGCGCCGTCCACCACGCTCGCTTACGGTCGCGACTCCCGCCGACGGTCACGGATGTGGCAAGCCCGGCAGCCAACCCGATGAGGGCGCCGGGCAGCACGCCATAGACCGCGCCCAGGAAGGGCGCTAGCACCAGTGCCATGGCCCCGGAGAAACCACCGAAGTCCTGCCCGAGGGCACCGATGACCGCAAGGACGGCGAAGATCGCCCCCGTCAGAATTCCAACTGCGATGCCCCAACCGAATCCGGCTGCCGTGTAGCGCCAGTCGAAACGCCACGTGCCCACAAGTACTCCTCACCGTGAGTGCTCCCGGAACACCCGGGGTTGCCATGCGAAGATTACCTTGACGCCGAGCCGAGCAAGCCCATCGACGGGTACGTCTGACGTTCGATACGGCCGCCCGACTCGCGGCGAAGTGACGCGCTCATGGCACCTGTGGGCGTTGCCGCCCTCTCGATCAACCAGAGGTTCCGATCGGCGTACTACATGTATCGCCCATGGTGCCAGATCCGGTTGTGCCAGTGCCGAGGTGGACGGTCGGAGTATCGCTGACGGCAGCGTCCTAGCGCGATGTGAGAGGTGGGTCGAGAACGGCGGCGTCTGGCGACCTGGCAGGCACGCGAAGAATCGATCGAACCCGACGACCAGTGGGCAGATTGAAGGGCGTCAGCGTTCGCTGCCATGCTGCAACTGATGGGGACAGCGCCCCTCCCCGAGAAAGGAAGCAACATGGACGTGATGGACAAGCACGAATCGTGGGTCAAGAACACCAGAGCGATGCTGACGGACAGGGCGACTGGCCCGGGTAGGCATGTCTGGGACCGGCTCGCGCGGCTGCTGCAATACGCGGAAGTGAAGTGGGTGGACGGCGAACTTCTTGACGCGTCTATGCGTCTGAACGGGACCCTGCTGGTTTTCACCGATCTGATCGTCGCCATCGTTGAACTCAAAGACGAAGAGCGTCGGCACGACCACGGCTTGGCGAGAGAGGAAGGGGTCACGAATGTCCAGTTAGTCCCTCGCTCAGGGCTGGAGAAGATTGATGTTCTTGCAAGCGAGACGGACCGCTACACCAATGCCAAGTGGCGTTGGCTGCGCCTGGGCGAGCACGGCACTTTGCACGACGACTGGCCAATGGTCGCGCCCATCACCTTGCGCTATCGCGGTGGCGTCACCCTCACTGTCAACGGTCCCCTGCGGGACCTTGGCGGTGCGGATATGTCCGACTTCATGGAGACATTGCTCCGCGACCTAGCAGCCTGAGGGGCGAGAGAGTCGTCCGCAAGCACGGTGGGGTGGTTCTCCGCTAGTGCCCCCAACGGGTGTATCGGCGCCGCCGCAGGTGGGGACTTCGGGGTCGCTAAGCAGGAGTAAGCAGGTACGAAGGCACACGCGCAGCAATGTCAACGTCCCATGACACTGGTGAGGCGGGTGGCCAACACGCTGGCGACTTCGGCGGCTCCGCTGGTAAACACGGCGTCCGAGACGGACTCATCAGGTGTGATCCGGATAGGCCGATCGTTGCCAAAACCGAAGGACGTCGCTGAGTTAGGGCTGACACTCACCATCATCGACCCGCCTAGCCCGACGCTGATGGCGAACCTGCCCCCAGTCAGCACGTTCAGTGAGCCAGCCAATCGCAGCTGTTCGGTAATGATGGACACGAGGATGTCACGGCTAACTTGCGCGCCGATCTGGGCTCGCGGCAGTGTCGTCCACACCGATACCTGACCGGACCTGGCGACACGCACGCCACAGAGCTGAGCTGGTGCATCGTGACGATGGGATGGCTGCGCTCGTTCCGGCACCGTTATGATGACGTGTTCGTCGGTGGCGACGGGTTCTACGCCAAGAGCCATTGGGACCGCGCCGAAAGTGCGCAGCGTCCCGATGAGCGCATCGGGAAGCTGGTGGATCTGACGGACTGTCCAGCGGTTCCCCTCCAGAGGGACGACGTGCAGCTCGACGTACGTGTGCTCTTGACCGTGTCCCCACCCCCCGGACGGGTTATCCCACTCGTCCTTCCAAATCACCACCGGTGGGGCGCTGAGCGGCTCGTATGTCAGCGGCGAGGGTGCGCTCTCAAGCCGCCGGATCGTCGATGCCACCTTGGTAAGCAGGTCGGGAACGTCAGCGTAGTCACTCCAAAAGGCGCCACGGGCGTAGTCACCCACCTGGCCGATGAAGGCGTCCTGCGCCGGCTCAGGCTCAGCGCCCTCTTTGCGAAACACGACAGTATCGATGCCTCTGCGACGGGCTTCGACCAGTTCGTCGTGGGTGGCGGACTGGCCAGTTTCCGGGAAACGGTAGCCATAGTGGGGTCCGAGTAGCAAAAGGTACAGGTCACTGTTGGCGACGCCGTCAAGGCACGCCTCGCGTGATGGGTCGAGCTGAGCGCCGAAGTCCTCGAACATGATCGGCACGTGCCCCAGCGCACGGATGAGACCGGGGAGGGCGCGTCGCTCGTCCTCGAGGCCACTCTTGACACTGCTGATGAACACGCGCATGGAGTCAGCATGCCAGCCCGGATCGTGACTGGCGGCTCGAGGGAGACCGGAGCGCCTCCGCCGGCCAGCCCGTCACATGACGTCAAGGGGCGGGGGGTCGCACGCGTCGACCAGCCGCGTAGTCGTTAGTCGCCTGTGGAACGTCGCTTCACTTCCGAGTGGTGAGATCGGCTGCACCTTCAGCAGATTCTGGCGACCGGGACGGCTGCGCCCAAGACAGGACATTGACCTAGTGCCCGTCGAAGACGAACCAGTCCTGCGCTGCCTTGGTCACCGACGAGGTGGGGAGCGTGATCAGCGTTAGGGTTAGCAGGGTGTTGGACAACGAAATAATCGATCAGAGTTGCGACCGCCATGGAACCGAGCGGCATATGTACATCCACGAGGCCGGCCATGCTGTGGCCGCCTTGGACAACGGCATCCCGTTTCGCGCGGTGATCGTCTATGCCGATGGTGACGGACCGAAGCTGAACGGAGTACTGCGAGAGGCATGGGCAGAGGTAGACACCGGACCTGACCCGAGCGTGTGGGTCGAAGTTGACCGGGTGAAGGCATTTCGTTTTGTCTGTGCAGGCGCCGCAGCCGAGACCGCCCTGCTCGAGCACGCCATTGAGGGCGGGTTCGATGAAGACTTTAAAGTGTGGCGCGTAGGTGCTGGTGCGACTCAACCAATGAACGAGGCGCAGGTCGATGAAGCAATCGGAGCCCACCATCAAGACATCGTCGACGAGACAGATGAGTGGGCAGGTCAGAACGCTGGGCGAATCATCACCCTAGCAGACCACCTCGGCGCCCTATCACCAACAGCCGAAGTTCTTTACGACGAGGTCGTCCGGCTGATGTCCTAATCAGCGTCTGCGGCTGTCACATTCGGCACGAAGGTAATGGCGAGGGGGAGGTGCGGAAGTTGGCCGGGCTCATACCGCAGCTAGGAACGCGTTCGCCCTAGTTGTATTGGGCGGTTGCGCGCGCGCGGTCACGCCCCTTCCGAACCCCACAGCGTGCCGTGCGACTCTGGACGATCGGTCGGCCGCGTCATTCTGGGCGGATCGACGCTGCCCCCAGCGAGCGGAGTGGATGATGCGCAACTCAACGGGGGGTGGCCTACGGGGTGGCTAACTAGACGCGGGGTCCTAGCTAGCTAGACGCGCGCGGCGCGCTTGGAGGGCAGAGTAGAGGCGGGGGAGCGTCGGCTCGATGATGTCGAGGTCGTCGTGGTTCAGCCGGTTGGTTTGCCGAGCCCAGTCGAGTTTGTCAAGTAGGTAGAGCCACTCTCGTGCTGACCTTGGGGCGCTCTGGTCCGGCACTCTGACAACGCGCTCTTCAACGACCGTGCGTAGGACCTCGACCGGGCGAGGCCATGGCCGAGAGCGACGGCTTGCAGTCAATCCAGCTCATGGCGTCCGGTTGCCAAGCCTCGTGGCCCAGTGGGGCGACCACGTCCTGACTGTCGACCAGGTCGAGGAGCTAGCAGCCTGCGTGCGACACCACGCCACGCTCGTCCGTGTCGCCGCCTACTGCGGGCTGCGGTGGGGAGAGGTGGCAGCGTTACAGGTCGGCGATGTCGACCTCAGTGCCAGACGGATCATGGTCGAGCGAGCACAGGTCGCGATCTCAGGCCGTGTCGAGGTCAAGGCTCCCAAGTCCAGGCACGGTCGGCGCCGTGTGCCCATTCCGGGACGTCTGGTGGAGGAGCTGCGCGAGCAGATGGGCGGACGCCCTACGACGGCGTTGCTGTTTGTCTCGTCGGAGGGGGAGAGGCTGCGGGCATCGAACTGGAAACGGTGGTCGGATGGACCGAAGCGGTGATGGCCGTGGGTGGCGGCATCCGGTTCCACGACCTGCGCCACACCCGTGCCAGTCTGCTGATCCAGGCCGGCGCCACGCCTGTGGAGGTCGCTCCTGCGAGGCAGACGCTGAGGCGGCCGAAATGCCTCTGACCAGCAACGATACGACAGTGGGCCCCGTGGGACTCGAACCCACAACCTACGGATTAAAAGTCCGCAGCTCTAACCATTGAGCTAGAGGCCCTGGGCCCGGCGGGACGTGTCGCGAGACGTCACCCGGGCCGGACGCAGTCTACGTGCTCCTTGCCGCGAACGCTGGCTCACCATCGGGTCAGTGGCTGGGTGAGAAACGGTCCGATCCGCTCCACAAAGGCGCGCGAAGCGGTCCGATCCTCCTCAGGAAATGGAGTAAAGGGAGAATTACAGAATTGTGGTTATCCAGTAACTCTTGCCACATCAGTCACTTCTGCACCATATTG from Ornithinimicrobium cryptoxanthini includes these protein-coding regions:
- a CDS encoding DUF4062 domain-containing protein gives rise to the protein MRVFISSVKSGLEDERRALPGLIRALGHVPIMFEDFGAQLDPSREACLDGVANSDLYLLLLGPHYGYRFPETGQSATHDELVEARRRGIDTVVFRKEGAEPEPAQDAFIGQVGDYARGAFWSDYADVPDLLTKVASTIRRLESAPSPLTYEPLSAPPVVIWKDEWDNPSGGWGHGQEHTYVELHVVPLEGNRWTVRQIHQLPDALIGTLRTFGAVPMALGVEPVATDEHVIITVPERAQPSHRHDAPAQLCGVRVARSGQVSVWTTLPRAQIGAQVSRDILVSIITEQLRLAGSLNVLTGGRFAISVGLGGSMMVSVSPNSATSFGFGNDRPIRITPDESVSDAVFTSGAAEVASVLATRLTSVMGR
- a CDS encoding tyrosine-type recombinase/integrase, whose product is MAQWGDHVLTVDQVEELAACVRHHATLVRVAAYCGLRWGEVAALQVGDVDLSARRIMVERAQVAISGRVEVKAPKSRHGRRRVPIPGRLVEELREQMGGRPTTALLFVSSEGERLRASNWKRWSDGPKR